A window from Streptomyces sp. NBC_00335 encodes these proteins:
- a CDS encoding PP2C family protein-serine/threonine phosphatase, with the protein MADDQGTLLLVNEVAGLLFPQARAGTPIADTVPAWLSEAHTRRLAPTRTRPSAAEAGALVQGPVGDRSYEAHPTCPGDGTVVWWLVDDTDHRLAREALRMERKRTAFLGEASNVLLSSLNLERCMDVTAQMAAEHLADATVVIAPSRGRELPIVSCVRGGMPVASRVAAHPEAVPGLAEALQGFPPVPSRWIDPATAPAWLVPEEFGTVGSVVITPLPGHGVPAGALVLLRRSGGSGFTEGEEVFARLFAARAGAAMSAARLYAEQASISETLMRELLPPSLHQVAGVEYAGGYRPSLDHERIGGDFYDVHPAAVAGDASLVVLGDVCGKGLEAAVMTGKIRNTLHALLPMADDHPRMLNLLNTALLSTHNARFATLVLASAVREGGSVKLRLTSAGHPPPLILRADGTVEETATYGTLVGALPAVTAETAEVTLAPGETCVLYTDGITEARGGPLGGAMFGDARLQRVLAECAGMPAEAVVERVQMLASEWVGTGRHDDMAVVAISAPRTNHLSAVDGHTRGRFTA; encoded by the coding sequence GTGGCAGATGACCAGGGAACCCTGCTGCTGGTCAACGAGGTTGCCGGTCTGCTTTTCCCTCAGGCCCGCGCGGGGACGCCGATCGCGGACACTGTGCCCGCGTGGCTGTCCGAAGCCCACACCCGCCGTCTTGCCCCAACACGTACCCGGCCTTCGGCCGCTGAAGCCGGCGCCCTGGTGCAGGGCCCGGTCGGCGACCGTTCGTATGAAGCGCATCCGACGTGCCCCGGTGACGGGACGGTGGTGTGGTGGCTCGTCGACGACACCGACCACCGCCTGGCCCGCGAGGCCCTGCGGATGGAGCGCAAGCGCACCGCCTTCCTGGGGGAGGCCTCGAATGTGCTGCTGTCCTCGCTGAATCTGGAGCGGTGCATGGACGTCACCGCCCAGATGGCCGCGGAGCACCTGGCCGACGCAACCGTGGTCATCGCACCCTCACGCGGCCGTGAACTGCCCATCGTGTCCTGCGTGCGCGGCGGGATGCCGGTGGCGTCGAGGGTTGCCGCGCACCCCGAGGCCGTACCGGGGCTGGCGGAAGCGCTGCAGGGGTTCCCGCCCGTCCCGTCGCGCTGGATCGATCCTGCCACCGCCCCGGCATGGCTGGTCCCCGAGGAGTTCGGCACGGTGGGTTCGGTAGTGATCACACCGCTGCCCGGCCACGGCGTCCCCGCGGGAGCGCTGGTCCTGCTGCGCCGCTCGGGCGGCAGCGGATTCACCGAGGGCGAGGAGGTGTTCGCCCGCCTCTTCGCCGCCCGGGCGGGCGCCGCCATGTCGGCCGCGCGCCTGTATGCGGAGCAGGCGTCGATCAGCGAGACGCTGATGCGCGAACTGCTCCCGCCGTCCCTGCATCAGGTGGCGGGGGTCGAGTACGCGGGCGGCTACCGGCCCTCCCTGGACCATGAGCGGATCGGTGGCGACTTCTACGACGTCCACCCCGCCGCCGTGGCGGGTGACGCGTCGCTGGTCGTCCTCGGCGACGTATGCGGCAAGGGTCTGGAAGCCGCCGTGATGACGGGAAAGATCCGGAACACCCTGCACGCCCTGCTGCCCATGGCCGATGACCACCCGCGGATGCTGAACCTGCTGAACACCGCGCTGCTGAGCACGCACAACGCGCGCTTCGCGACCCTGGTCCTGGCCTCCGCGGTCCGCGAGGGCGGCTCCGTCAAGCTGCGGCTGACCAGCGCCGGCCATCCCCCTCCGCTGATCCTGCGCGCCGACGGAACCGTCGAGGAAACCGCGACCTACGGCACGCTGGTCGGAGCGCTGCCGGCCGTGACCGCCGAGACGGCGGAAGTGACGCTCGCCCCGGGCGAGACGTGCGTGCTCTACACCGACGGGATCACCGAGGCTCGAGGCGGACCGCTCGGCGGGGCCATGTTCGGAGACGCGCGGCTCCAGCGAGTGCTTGCGGAGTGCGCGGGGATGCCCGCTGAAGCGGTGGTGGAGCGCGTGCAGATGCTCGCTTCCGAATGGGTCGGCACCGGCCGTCACGACGACATGGCCGTCGTTGCGATCTCCGCGCCCCGAACCAACCACCTCAGTGCCGTAGACGGGCACACGAGGGGCAGGTTCACAGCGTGA
- a CDS encoding cobalamin B12-binding domain-containing protein has translation MIGNATSTEPLAARLWDAALAGDEQAAVTAVRQALEDGAKPQDVFLNVIARVQGRVGEQWAANRINVAQEHAATAINERAVAVVAEHPAARTKPSRGRVVVACVDGEWHGLPARLVAEVLKLRGWQVDYLGAHVPTPHLVAHIHRTGPDVVALSSSIPTRLPTAHATITACQAAGAPVLVGGAAFGPDGEYARLLGADAWTPDARSAADLLERGPLPRPRPDHQPIDDLPHLADQEYTLVTRSRPQLVRTVLTALENRFPAMRGYDEAQRERTAEDLAHIVDFLGAALYTGDAELFSRFLLWTAGILEARGVPAQSLPPALDVLAGELKDFPRATGMLRLAITRLTSTPLTVGGAAE, from the coding sequence GTGATAGGAAACGCGACAAGCACGGAACCTCTGGCCGCACGGCTTTGGGACGCGGCCCTGGCCGGCGACGAGCAGGCCGCGGTCACCGCGGTCCGCCAGGCCCTGGAGGACGGAGCCAAACCTCAGGATGTCTTCTTGAACGTGATCGCCCGGGTGCAGGGCCGCGTCGGGGAGCAATGGGCCGCCAATCGGATCAACGTCGCGCAGGAGCACGCCGCGACCGCGATCAACGAGCGGGCCGTAGCCGTCGTCGCCGAGCATCCTGCCGCCCGTACGAAGCCGTCGCGCGGGCGGGTCGTGGTGGCGTGCGTGGACGGGGAGTGGCACGGGCTGCCGGCCCGGCTCGTAGCCGAGGTCCTCAAGCTGCGGGGCTGGCAGGTGGACTACCTGGGCGCCCACGTCCCGACCCCTCATCTCGTCGCGCACATCCACCGCACCGGGCCGGACGTCGTCGCCCTGTCCAGTTCGATCCCCACCCGGCTGCCCACCGCGCACGCCACGATCACCGCGTGTCAGGCGGCCGGGGCCCCGGTTCTCGTGGGGGGAGCCGCGTTCGGCCCGGACGGCGAGTACGCCCGCCTGCTCGGCGCGGACGCTTGGACGCCGGACGCCCGCTCGGCCGCCGACCTTCTCGAGCGCGGGCCGCTGCCGCGTCCGCGGCCCGACCACCAGCCCATCGATGACCTGCCGCACCTGGCCGACCAGGAGTACACCCTCGTCACCCGCAGCCGCCCCCAGCTCGTACGGACGGTCCTGACCGCCCTGGAGAACAGATTTCCGGCGATGCGCGGCTACGACGAGGCGCAGCGGGAACGCACGGCAGAGGACTTGGCTCACATCGTCGATTTCCTCGGTGCCGCCCTCTACACCGGCGACGCCGAGCTCTTCTCCCGCTTCCTGCTGTGGACCGCGGGCATCCTCGAAGCCCGCGGCGTCCCCGCGCAGAGCCTGCCGCCGGCGCTGGACGTACTCGCAGGTGAGCTGAAGGACTTCCCCCGCGCCACCGGCATGCTGCGCCTCGCCATCACGCGCCTGACCAGTACCCCTCTGACCGTTGGCGGAGCCGCCGAATGA
- a CDS encoding STAS domain-containing protein — MIPVPGPLRLTRTDTAGAVRIELHGDFDYQDADRLLDAVTEVLACPGGLRDLHLDCTDMAGVDSSGLSVLLMIRRRTDAAGVRLHLEGRPPALERILQVTGTLNYLTSAHTGNASAAPPAERASTATQEAIKSRSSGQDPST; from the coding sequence ATGATCCCCGTACCCGGGCCGCTGCGCCTCACCCGCACCGATACGGCCGGCGCCGTGCGCATCGAGCTGCACGGCGACTTCGACTACCAGGATGCCGACCGCCTCCTGGATGCCGTCACCGAAGTCCTGGCCTGCCCGGGCGGGCTGCGTGATCTGCACCTGGACTGCACAGACATGGCCGGCGTCGACTCCAGCGGGCTGTCGGTCCTGCTGATGATCCGCCGGCGCACGGACGCCGCGGGCGTACGCTTGCACCTGGAGGGGCGGCCGCCGGCGCTGGAGCGGATACTGCAGGTCACCGGCACCCTCAACTACCTCACCAGCGCACACACCGGCAACGCGTCGGCGGCCCCGCCGGCCGAGAGAGCGTCCACCGCCACGCAGGAAGCCATAAAGTCCCGCTCCAGCGGGCAGGACCCCAGCACTTGA
- a CDS encoding MarR family winged helix-turn-helix transcriptional regulator, producing the protein MSVPAFGPSSIDPDTARSVSDIAELLDVVYENARQAATASSVSTTQLRLMFLLDRQPGIRMSALAQLLGAAAPSVTRLCDRLEATGFLRRHPGPGDGRELTPRLTPAGEHHLAQIREKRQQTLAQALDTMSADTRQALATGLAALQLGITTTAGSPQQDGPAA; encoded by the coding sequence ATGTCCGTACCGGCCTTCGGGCCCAGCAGTATCGACCCGGACACCGCGCGCTCGGTCAGCGACATCGCCGAACTCCTCGACGTCGTCTACGAGAACGCCCGCCAAGCCGCTACGGCTTCATCGGTCTCCACAACGCAGCTGCGCCTGATGTTCCTCCTCGACCGCCAGCCCGGGATCCGCATGAGCGCCCTGGCCCAGCTCCTCGGCGCCGCAGCCCCCTCCGTAACCCGGCTCTGCGACCGGCTGGAGGCCACCGGATTCCTACGCCGCCACCCCGGCCCCGGCGACGGCCGCGAGCTCACCCCCCGGCTCACCCCAGCCGGTGAGCACCACCTCGCCCAGATACGAGAAAAGCGCCAGCAGACACTCGCCCAGGCCCTCGACACCATGAGCGCCGATACCCGGCAGGCACTCGCCACAGGACTCGCAGCACTCCAGCTGGGCATCACCACGACCGCCGGATCCCCCCAGCAGGACGGCCCCGCCGCCTGA
- a CDS encoding PP2C family protein-serine/threonine phosphatase: MTLAGALEAAEAAAPVESLDVVARMLKDHLQAASVSFLITDFTGSSVVRLGTADSIDTDEPPQRILLRDTLYEEVIRTQQPQVEHRGEGRHVRVIAPVTNRGDAIGLLELFLPTVPDAEVMREVGEAAHALAYIVIANRSHTDVYQWGRRTKPLSLAAEIQHRLLPASLACEAAQFAVAGALEPAEHVGGDTFDYVIDRDTVQLSVTDAMGHDVDAALLATLVVGALRRARREGADLADQARQADQAMREHGRSGFVTGQLLRISLLDGGTEFVNAGHPWPLRMRDGKVEEIVPKVDRAFGLNIHPSQPNTYQVQTLDLRPGDRLIMLTDGMLERDAESLDLSDLIIRTRELHPREAARTLIKAVVEAVNGHLDDDATVMCLDWHGVHHSERDAAHGADVTDASPPATTGPPAP; encoded by the coding sequence ATGACATTGGCGGGCGCGTTGGAGGCTGCTGAGGCCGCCGCGCCCGTGGAGTCGCTGGACGTCGTGGCGCGCATGCTCAAGGACCACCTCCAGGCGGCATCGGTGTCGTTCCTGATCACCGACTTCACCGGCAGTTCCGTCGTACGGCTGGGAACCGCCGACAGCATCGACACCGACGAGCCGCCCCAGCGGATACTGCTGCGCGACACCTTGTACGAAGAGGTCATCCGCACCCAGCAGCCGCAGGTCGAACACCGGGGCGAGGGCCGGCACGTCCGCGTGATCGCCCCGGTGACCAACCGGGGAGACGCCATCGGGCTCCTCGAACTGTTCCTGCCCACCGTTCCGGACGCGGAGGTGATGCGGGAGGTCGGCGAGGCCGCACACGCGTTGGCGTACATCGTCATCGCAAACCGGTCCCACACCGATGTGTACCAGTGGGGCCGGCGCACCAAGCCGCTGAGCCTGGCAGCCGAGATCCAGCACCGCCTGCTCCCCGCGTCCCTGGCGTGCGAGGCGGCGCAGTTCGCGGTCGCCGGGGCGCTGGAGCCCGCCGAACACGTCGGGGGCGACACCTTCGACTACGTCATCGACCGGGACACCGTCCAGCTCTCCGTCACCGATGCCATGGGCCACGACGTCGACGCCGCGCTGCTCGCCACCCTGGTGGTGGGCGCCCTGCGACGGGCCCGGCGGGAGGGCGCCGACCTCGCCGACCAGGCCCGCCAAGCCGACCAGGCCATGCGCGAACACGGCCGCAGCGGCTTCGTCACCGGTCAGCTGCTGCGCATCAGCCTCCTCGACGGCGGGACCGAGTTCGTCAACGCCGGGCACCCCTGGCCACTGCGGATGCGCGACGGAAAGGTCGAGGAGATCGTTCCGAAGGTCGACCGGGCGTTCGGCCTCAACATCCATCCCTCACAGCCCAACACCTACCAGGTGCAGACCTTGGACCTGCGGCCCGGCGACCGGCTGATCATGCTGACCGACGGCATGCTGGAGCGCGACGCCGAGAGCCTCGACCTCTCGGACCTGATCATCCGCACCCGCGAACTACATCCCCGCGAAGCCGCCCGTACGCTCATCAAAGCGGTCGTCGAGGCGGTCAACGGCCACCTCGACGACGACGCGACCGTTATGTGCCTGGACTGGCACGGCGTCCACCACTCCGAACGTGACGCCGCCCACGGCGCTGACGTCACCGACGCCTCGCCACCTGCGACAACGGGACCGCCCGCTCCCTAG
- a CDS encoding ATP-binding protein has translation MAAVVHQGELLVGGPIVSAMALDGSEPIAGARRAARGFMTAVQGVHGIPVSDRAMSMVELVVSELVTNAYKYAPGPCLLELEVGAGVVEISVWDTDAQLPAVSPADPSRIGQHGLEIAMAVCRSFEVRREPVGKRVKVTIGLADDPGGDPAGRLP, from the coding sequence ATGGCTGCTGTGGTGCACCAAGGTGAGTTGCTAGTCGGCGGTCCGATCGTGTCGGCCATGGCCTTGGACGGCAGCGAACCGATCGCTGGGGCCAGGCGTGCTGCCCGCGGTTTCATGACCGCGGTGCAGGGTGTTCACGGGATTCCGGTGTCGGACCGTGCGATGAGCATGGTGGAGCTGGTCGTCAGTGAGCTGGTGACCAACGCCTACAAGTACGCGCCCGGCCCGTGTCTGCTGGAGCTGGAGGTCGGCGCCGGTGTCGTGGAGATCAGCGTGTGGGATACCGACGCGCAGCTGCCCGCGGTGAGCCCGGCCGATCCGAGTCGGATCGGGCAGCACGGCCTGGAGATCGCGATGGCGGTGTGCCGCAGTTTCGAGGTGCGGCGCGAGCCCGTGGGCAAGCGAGTGAAGGTCACGATAGGACTGGCCGACGACCCCGGCGGGGACCCGGCCGGACGCCTCCCCTGA
- a CDS encoding STAS domain-containing protein, translating into MVEQQVQVLSDKDGVRVIVCAGEFDQDSLGPLEAACVASVDDHAVRRVVLDVTGVTFADSAMLNLMLRVRRTGRLVLVGPVPPRMGRLLDLTGTTALFPTAEGVEAARIL; encoded by the coding sequence ATGGTGGAACAGCAGGTACAGGTGCTGTCTGACAAGGACGGCGTCCGCGTCATCGTGTGCGCAGGCGAGTTCGACCAGGACTCTCTTGGACCCCTCGAAGCAGCCTGTGTGGCGTCTGTGGATGATCATGCTGTCCGTCGGGTCGTCCTGGACGTCACCGGCGTGACCTTCGCCGACTCCGCGATGCTCAACCTCATGCTGCGCGTGCGGCGCACTGGCCGCCTGGTTCTGGTCGGCCCCGTGCCGCCTCGCATGGGGCGACTGCTGGACCTCACCGGGACTACCGCCCTGTTCCCGACCGCAGAGGGTGTCGAGGCGGCCCGCATCCTGTAG
- the ppk2 gene encoding polyphosphate kinase 2 encodes MKKPTEDSEDLLAGLSVDNSRPEEPVLLDAGGAPIRTWRENYPYDRKIRRAEYERAKRILQIELLKLQSWVRATGSRVVVICEGRDAAGKGGTIQRFTERLNPRGARVVALDKPTEREAGQWYFQRYTAHLPAPGEIVFFDRSWYNRAGVEKVMGFCSDDQYKLFLRQCPAFEAMLVQDGILLVKFWFSVSRAEQRTRFAIRRVDPVRQWKLSPTDLASLDLWDAYTTAKVDMFRATDTDHAPWTVVKSNDKRRARLEAIRSLLDRIDYDRKDTTAVGRPDPRIVGAADTLLEAGEEPADLTPTPLAGTPRGPGRHPHHPLPADCARGGA; translated from the coding sequence ATGAAGAAGCCGACGGAAGACTCCGAGGACCTGCTCGCCGGGTTGAGCGTGGACAACAGCCGCCCGGAGGAACCGGTGCTGCTCGACGCGGGCGGCGCGCCGATCCGGACCTGGCGTGAGAACTACCCCTACGACCGCAAGATCCGCCGGGCGGAGTACGAGCGGGCCAAGCGGATCCTGCAGATCGAACTGCTCAAACTGCAGAGCTGGGTGAGGGCGACCGGTTCCAGGGTGGTGGTCATCTGCGAGGGCCGGGACGCCGCCGGGAAAGGTGGCACGATCCAGCGGTTCACCGAGCGGCTCAATCCCCGCGGGGCGCGCGTCGTGGCCTTGGACAAGCCCACCGAGCGAGAGGCCGGCCAGTGGTACTTCCAGCGCTACACCGCCCACCTGCCCGCCCCGGGGGAGATCGTCTTCTTCGACCGGTCCTGGTACAACCGCGCCGGCGTCGAGAAGGTCATGGGCTTCTGCTCCGACGACCAGTACAAGCTGTTCCTGCGGCAGTGCCCGGCCTTCGAGGCCATGCTCGTCCAGGACGGCATCCTGCTGGTCAAGTTCTGGTTCTCCGTCTCCCGCGCCGAACAGCGCACCCGCTTCGCGATCCGCCGGGTCGACCCGGTACGACAGTGGAAGCTGTCCCCCACCGACCTTGCCTCGCTTGACCTGTGGGACGCCTACACCACCGCCAAGGTCGACATGTTCCGGGCCACCGACACCGACCACGCGCCCTGGACCGTGGTCAAGAGCAACGACAAGCGACGGGCCCGGCTGGAAGCGATCCGCAGCCTTCTCGACCGCATCGACTACGACCGCAAGGACACCACGGCGGTCGGCCGTCCCGACCCCCGGATCGTCGGCGCCGCCGACACGCTCCTGGAAGCCGGCGAGGAACCCGCCGACCTCACACCCACCCCGCTGGCCGGCACGCCCCGAGGACCCGGCAGGCACCCACACCACCCTCTGCCCGCCGACTGCGCTCGGGGAGGAGCATGA
- a CDS encoding cold-shock protein — translation MTAGTVKWFNAAKGFGFIEQDGGGDDVFAHFSNIAAQGFRELNEGQKVTFDIAPGPKGPTAENIVPA, via the coding sequence ATGACTGCTGGCACCGTGAAGTGGTTCAACGCGGCAAAGGGCTTCGGCTTCATCGAGCAGGACGGTGGCGGCGACGACGTCTTCGCCCACTTCTCGAACATCGCCGCGCAGGGCTTCCGCGAGCTGAACGAGGGCCAGAAGGTCACCTTCGACATCGCGCCGGGCCCCAAGGGCCCGACGGCGGAGAACATCGTTCCCGCCTGA
- a CDS encoding ATP-binding protein gives METACRPVRTAQAREAASDFLARLNPPPPESTVQNVVLLVSELVTNALRHVGTVTSMELRANRHHIQVVVEDPSPAHPQDRTPDLTGRTGGFGWPMIQRLARDVTIAQAGTGTGKAITATLPR, from the coding sequence TTGGAGACCGCCTGCCGGCCCGTGCGGACGGCACAGGCCCGCGAGGCCGCATCCGACTTCCTGGCCCGCCTCAACCCACCACCGCCCGAGTCGACCGTTCAGAACGTGGTGCTGTTGGTGTCGGAACTGGTGACCAACGCGCTCCGGCACGTCGGCACGGTCACCTCCATGGAGCTCCGCGCGAACCGCCACCACATCCAGGTCGTCGTTGAAGACCCCAGCCCGGCCCACCCCCAGGACCGGACTCCCGACCTCACTGGCCGGACCGGCGGATTCGGCTGGCCCATGATCCAACGCTTGGCCCGTGACGTCACCATCGCCCAGGCCGGGACCGGCACGGGCAAGGCGATCACCGCCACCCTTCCCCGGTGA
- a CDS encoding MerR family transcriptional regulator: MTAGDSFGRLDDDDYPAYTMGRAAAMLGTTQGFLRALGEARLITPLRSDGGHRRYSRYQLRIAARARELVDQGTPIDAACRIIILEDQLEEAQRINAEYRRASETPTPPTSA, translated from the coding sequence ATGACAGCAGGTGACTCGTTCGGCCGTCTCGACGACGACGACTACCCCGCCTACACCATGGGCAGGGCCGCAGCGATGCTCGGCACCACCCAAGGCTTCCTCCGCGCCCTGGGCGAGGCCCGCCTCATCACCCCGCTCCGCTCGGACGGCGGCCACCGGCGCTACTCCCGCTACCAGCTGCGCATCGCCGCCCGCGCCCGCGAGCTCGTCGACCAAGGCACCCCGATCGACGCCGCCTGCCGCATCATCATCCTCGAAGACCAACTCGAAGAAGCCCAACGCATCAACGCCGAATACCGCCGCGCCAGCGAAACCCCCACCCCACCGACCTCGGCCTGA
- a CDS encoding PRC-barrel domain containing protein, whose amino-acid sequence MSGMWMYAQDSGYTSGQSLVGFTVEAADGAIGHVDRQQDQSGMQHLVVDTGVWVFGKSVLIPAGAVTRIDAEVQAVRVSATQEEIKAAPRFTTDSETAEHDYLSAVGDYYVSLRRPFAPGSDAGR is encoded by the coding sequence GTGAGCGGAATGTGGATGTACGCGCAGGACAGCGGATACACGTCCGGACAGTCATTGGTGGGATTCACCGTGGAAGCCGCTGACGGTGCCATCGGGCACGTGGACCGCCAGCAGGACCAGTCCGGCATGCAGCACCTGGTGGTCGACACCGGCGTGTGGGTGTTCGGAAAGAGCGTCCTGATCCCGGCCGGCGCCGTCACGCGCATCGATGCCGAAGTGCAGGCGGTGCGGGTCTCGGCCACGCAGGAAGAGATCAAGGCCGCGCCCCGGTTCACCACCGACAGCGAAACAGCCGAGCACGACTACCTGTCCGCGGTCGGCGACTACTACGTCTCCCTCCGCCGCCCGTTCGCGCCCGGATCCGACGCCGGTCGGTAA
- a CDS encoding iron-containing redox enzyme family protein translates to MTPPPSPTSPTSTATAGGPRLVEGRGELSDAVTGALRTGTPPVYAPGDVLKADPWGEDLQLALYLLYELHYRGFEEVEDECEWDPDLLRLRQAMEARFLHALRTELSDAPRTVEEAFAPLLVEPVDLSDSLSHRLEIEGELWQLREYAALRSLYHLKEADPHVWVVPRLTGRAKAAMVAIEYDEFGAGHADRIHAQLFADLMTDLDLDPAYGRYLEQGPAPLLATVNLMSLFGLHRALRGALVGHFACVEVTSSPGSRRLAKAMRRCGAGPAAEHFYAEHVEADAVHEQVVRHEVIGGLLADEPDLEGDIAFGCAATVLLEDRLASHIREAWDHERSALRAPLPEH, encoded by the coding sequence ATGACGCCTCCGCCGAGCCCGACGAGCCCGACCAGCACCGCGACCGCCGGCGGCCCCCGGCTCGTGGAGGGGCGGGGCGAACTCTCCGACGCCGTCACCGGTGCGCTGCGGACGGGAACCCCGCCGGTGTACGCCCCCGGCGACGTACTGAAGGCCGACCCGTGGGGCGAAGACCTTCAGCTCGCCCTCTACCTGCTGTACGAACTGCACTACCGCGGCTTCGAGGAAGTCGAGGACGAATGCGAATGGGACCCGGACCTGCTCCGCCTGCGCCAGGCCATGGAAGCCCGATTCCTGCACGCCCTGCGCACCGAGCTGTCCGATGCGCCCCGGACTGTCGAGGAGGCCTTCGCCCCCCTCCTCGTCGAGCCCGTGGACCTCTCCGACAGCCTCAGTCACCGCCTCGAAATCGAGGGTGAGCTCTGGCAACTGCGTGAGTACGCGGCTCTGCGGTCCCTGTACCACCTCAAGGAGGCGGACCCGCACGTGTGGGTGGTCCCCCGGCTCACCGGCCGGGCGAAGGCCGCGATGGTCGCCATTGAGTACGACGAGTTCGGCGCCGGCCATGCCGACCGCATCCACGCGCAGCTCTTCGCCGACCTCATGACCGACCTCGACCTGGATCCCGCCTACGGCCGCTACCTCGAGCAAGGCCCGGCGCCGCTGCTCGCCACTGTGAACCTGATGTCCCTCTTCGGGCTGCACCGGGCCCTGCGAGGAGCGCTCGTCGGCCACTTCGCCTGCGTCGAGGTCACCTCCTCACCCGGCTCCCGCCGCCTGGCCAAGGCCATGCGGCGCTGCGGAGCGGGCCCCGCCGCCGAGCACTTCTACGCCGAGCACGTCGAGGCCGACGCCGTCCACGAGCAGGTCGTACGCCACGAAGTCATCGGCGGCCTCCTCGCCGACGAACCGGACCTCGAAGGGGACATCGCGTTCGGATGCGCGGCAACGGTCCTGCTCGAAGACCGGCTCGCGAGCCACATCCGAGAGGCCTGGGACCACGAACGAAGTGCACTGCGCGCGCCCCTGCCCGAGCACTAG
- a CDS encoding CDGSH iron-sulfur domain-containing protein codes for MPSEPDPGPCPVPGAVDARRVAVEPGGPVLVEGPVEFVLDDGTVARSDRFMVAICMCRRSRTYPWCDTSHRRRERAAPSPENRNPE; via the coding sequence GTGCCCAGCGAACCTGATCCCGGGCCGTGCCCGGTCCCCGGCGCAGTGGATGCCCGGCGGGTGGCCGTGGAGCCCGGCGGCCCGGTCCTGGTGGAGGGCCCGGTCGAGTTCGTCCTGGACGACGGGACGGTCGCCCGGTCCGACCGCTTCATGGTCGCCATCTGCATGTGCCGCCGCAGCCGTACGTACCCGTGGTGCGACACCAGCCACCGGCGCCGCGAACGAGCCGCACCATCGCCTGAGAACAGGAACCCGGAATGA
- a CDS encoding HemK2/MTQ2 family protein methyltransferase, with product MEVRVPSTALSLASLPGGLVALPGVYQPQADTRLLAAALAHEDLGPHTQVLEIGTGTGALALHAATTGARVTAVDVSWSAVATARLNAWIHRLPLRVLHGDFEARTTGQRFDIVFSNPPYVPAPDGRVPSRGPERAWDAGRDGRAVIDRICADAPALLRPGGVLLMVHSGLCGAGETLDRLAGAGLDPEVTATASVPWGPVLRSRRSWLEQQGLAAEAEEREELVVIRAQRT from the coding sequence ATGGAGGTACGGGTGCCCAGTACTGCTCTCTCCTTGGCCTCGCTGCCCGGCGGCCTGGTGGCCCTGCCGGGCGTGTACCAGCCCCAAGCGGACACCCGGCTCCTCGCCGCGGCCCTCGCCCACGAGGACCTCGGGCCCCATACCCAGGTCCTCGAGATCGGTACGGGCACCGGCGCCCTGGCCCTGCACGCCGCGACCACGGGAGCCCGGGTCACGGCGGTCGACGTGTCCTGGTCCGCCGTTGCCACAGCGCGACTGAACGCCTGGATCCACCGCCTTCCCTTGCGCGTCCTGCACGGGGATTTCGAAGCACGCACCACCGGACAACGCTTCGACATCGTCTTCTCGAACCCCCCGTACGTCCCCGCCCCGGACGGTCGAGTGCCCTCGCGCGGCCCGGAACGGGCCTGGGACGCCGGACGCGACGGGCGGGCGGTCATCGACCGGATCTGCGCGGACGCCCCGGCACTGCTGCGGCCCGGCGGAGTCCTGCTCATGGTGCACTCGGGGTTGTGCGGGGCCGGAGAGACCCTCGATCGGCTGGCGGGGGCAGGGCTGGACCCCGAGGTCACGGCGACGGCATCCGTACCCTGGGGCCCCGTCCTTCGATCACGGCGCTCCTGGCTGGAACAGCAGGGCCTCGCGGCGGAAGCCGAAGAGCGGGAGGAACTGGTGGTCATCCGTGCCCAGCGAACCTGA
- a CDS encoding DUF6479 family protein: MTALETLAAEGQASLFLILAGVVLVVLLIGAFWYGSRRRRRESPPAEQNPAAQRREDSWQTPEERVRDQKGQEHPRP, from the coding sequence ATGACTGCTCTCGAAACGCTCGCGGCCGAAGGCCAGGCCTCGCTCTTCCTCATTCTTGCCGGAGTCGTCCTGGTCGTTCTTCTGATCGGTGCGTTCTGGTACGGGAGCCGACGCAGACGCCGGGAGTCACCACCGGCCGAGCAGAATCCCGCCGCGCAGCGCCGCGAGGATTCCTGGCAAACCCCGGAAGAGCGTGTCCGCGATCAAAAAGGCCAGGAGCATCCCCGACCGTGA